From one Triticum urartu cultivar G1812 chromosome 3, Tu2.1, whole genome shotgun sequence genomic stretch:
- the LOC125546953 gene encoding sphingosine kinase 2-like: MEDRQATGGAGTATKVRVNGMTAEATLSTTGGCLELWWHCAGATAERSLSLEADVLGAEASGKEVVVRAFVAEDAARPPSRAKARGKRRRREYVFEMADGEGAAAAWGETLRGCLDSIGRPKRLFVLINPYGGKRRASKIYEAEIRPLFEAVDVEVTMQGKVLHETRYRGHAREVASSLDLVRYDGIVCVSSDGVLMEVGNTQYSVPCLGLHGWHGTACQGLNPQR; this comes from the exons ATGGAAGACCGGCAAGCCACCGGCGGCGCCGGCACCGCGACCAAGGTCCGCGTGAACGGCATGACGGCCGAAGCGACACTCTCCACCACAGGCGGCTGCCTCGAGCTCTGGTGGCACTGCGCTGGGGCCACGGCGGAGAGGAGCCTCTCGCTGGAGGCCGACGTGCTCGGAGCCGAGGCGAGCGGCAAGGAGGTCGTCGTCAGGGCCTTCGTGGCGGAGGATGCCGCGAGACCGCCGTCGCGCGCCAAAGCGAGAGGGAAGAGGCGCAGGAGGGAGTACGTCTTCGAGATGGCCGACGGCGAGGGCGCGGCCGCGGCCTGGGGCGAGACGCTACGGGGATGCTTGGACTCGATAG GGCGGCCCAAGAGATTGTTCGTCCTCATCAACCCCTACGGCGGCAAAAGACGGGCAAGCAAGATCTATGAGGCAGAGATCAGGCCCCTGTTCGAAGCCGTCGACGTCGAAGTCACAATGCAAGGCAAGGTTCTCCATG AGACCCGGTACCGGGGGCATGCCCGGGAGGTGGCATCCTCTCTCGACCTTGTAAGATACGACGGGATCGTCTGCGTCAGCAGTGATGGCGTCCTCATGGAGGTTGGTAACACGCAGTATTCTGTACCATGTTTAGGCTTGCATGGTTGGCATGGCACGGCATGCCAGGGGTTGAATCCACAACGTTGA